GTTTCACCAGGTAAATAAGCTTATACTCTGCTTATTGTGGTCCTAGAATGATTCATGCTAATGATTTAACGGGGTGATTAGATAACGACGGCCATTTGGGATTTGTAGGTTCAGATGTAATCATCTTAAATTGCTAATCACTCAGGGAGGTGAATGGCCTCATTGTTTTGTCACCTAATTACTGTGAGCCACGGTGGTAAGTGTGTCTCAACAGTCCTGCATAAACCTTTGCCCTTGGGAGCCAGAGGGTCAGAGCTTCGTTAGCTAAGCCTCAATCAGTTGTCTGAGCCCTGAGGTATTAGATGTCTTTCACATGTTATTCACAATTTGTAACCAGGCAAACTATGTAAATCACCGCCACACCTTTTACTAGTCAGCAGCGTTAGAAAGGTGATGCGTGTTTGAACTAGTTAGTGACGTACGGAGTCTCCAGTTCATCGTCTGTGCCAGGATTATGTCCATTGTGGCTATGTCTCTCTTTCAACTCTACATTGTGCTGACATCGCTTGATAATTTAAACAAAGTAATTTTGCGATTGCACATGTTTTAGACGGGATGGTGACACGTTTATCACATGACTTGATGTATGTAATTATAAGACTGGGGCTACTGTACAGTTTTGTTTGCTAAGTGGATTTGTCTGTTATGCCTTTCCCCTCAGAATCACTTGATTGTGAAGGTTCCTCCATACCAGAACCCAGCCATCGTGTCTGCGGTGTGTGTGGGGATCTACGTGGTGACCAATGCTGGCCGATCCCACGACGTGCAGCCTTTTACATACACTCCAGAACCAGGTCTGTGATAAGTCCAAGtccatgttattttttttacacctccTGCGCCACATTAGGACCAAAACAGCATTTCCTCAGAGCGTGTCTTCAGCCAGTGTAAATTACAACCATTACTCTACCACCACTACTGGATTAGGTGGATATATCCTCTAGCCTGCTCTAAATTTACCATTTCAGTCCTTGGTACAGGAAGCCATGTCCACTCGAGAACAGGGGGGTATTTGTCTCCTCCTTTTTCTCTCACATCACTTCCAGTCGTTAAAACGTCCTTTGGGCACTGTGGCACGAACTATCAATGAGCGAGCAGGAAGTGACAGAGAAAGGAACTAAAACAATGAAACAAAACATGGAAGTGTAGATGATCCATCTAAAAAAAAATACCCTTCTAAATACAGTATGTACTAAACATGATACTGCCCAATAGGGCAGCGCCCTATACAAAACAGTCAAGTCATACAGATTTATTCCTTATTGTTTTTCACTCTATACAGTAACATTTCATATACAATTTTTGTATATGAAAACCTGACATGCAGACGAGGGAGAATGAGACTGGGTATGAAGAATAAGTTCATCTGATTTGCATGTCCATAACTCAACCTACTTATCTGTGTACGTCTCAGTGGACATATCTGTGAAGAAAGAAGTTCCATCTCCAGGCAAGCCCTGCCCTTTTGATCAACGGATGAAAGGTATAGTATATCTCTACCATGCTGTATCGTGTGTTCTTGTTTGTAatgcataggtgtgtgtgtggggggggggggggggggggggggtgtcaatgtaccgTATCTTGGCTTTCAGTTTGACAAAATTTTAACATTGTCATTCACGCACCTACAGTAATTGATGGTGCCTTGATGCCCCCAATGTTGCCTCTTGTGAAGAGAGAAGAGGTCACTCCAATGGAGGTCTCCAGCAACCTCCCTTCTGCTGGCATTTTCAAGGTAAAAGCTCTACAAATGCATTCCCAGCCTTGGCTGTGATAATGCCTCATTAAATGGTAGAATCATATCCATATGAAGCATATCGATCTTTCTcccaatatatataaaaaaaactagcAGGTGTCATCTGTTTTTTGTATTCTCAGCGAACCCCCGATGTCATGTGTTCGGTCCAGCAGACGCTGGACATGAGTTCCAACCTTCCCCCCAACAACAGCCCGTTCTCCAACTCCTTGCCGCGGTCTGCCAGTGACCCTGATGAATCCCAAACAGCAGTCTTCAACAGTGCAGAGGCCCTGAGCACCATACAGAAGCAGGATATCGCTCCCACCAACTCCTTCCCCGTGCCTGCAGACTCTCTACTCCAACCTGGGCCTCAGCAGTTCCTCCTGGAGCCCAGAGAGGGGCTGGGGCAGGACAGGGCCGGCAACAACGCTGGGGCGGTAGGGAGGCTCAGTCAACAAGTGGAGGCTCCTCAACCTGTCCCCCAGCAACACCAGCTGCCCATATTCCCCCCAGACGAGGTGGCCCAACTGGAACAAGCAGTGAGACAACTGCAGGCCAAAGGGTACTGCAGCCAGCAGCAACAGCGACAACAGCAACAGATTCAGCAGCAACAAATtcagcaacaacagcagcaacaaattcagcaacaacagcagcaacaaattcagcaacaacagcagcaacaaattcagcaacaacagcaacaacaaattCAGCAACAGCAACTACAGCAACAacagattcaacaacaacaaattcaGCAACAACAGCAAATTCAACAGCAACAAATTCAACAGCAACAAATTCAAcaccagcagcagcaacagcaagtGTTGGAGAACCTGCAGCAGCAGCTGTTTCAGTCACAGATGCCCATGCAATGTGGCATATTCCAGGGCGGTTCTCGAGGTGAGAACACTGAACAGCAGGGTTCCCAGCAGGGCATGGTGCAGAACCATGGTTCCCTCTTTCAGCAGgcccaacaacagcagcagcaacaacaacaacaacagaaacagCAGCAGCAAGCAGCACTCTTTCAGCAAGCCAATGAGATCCTCTCCATTCAGACCAACTTCCTCCATCAGACCCCTTCTCATCCCTCTCCACCCATCTTTCATAACCCCAGCCCCCTGGCTGAGGCACAGGACCCACAGGGGGCACTGTTCCACACTCAGAAGGCCTCTCCCACCCAGGAGCAGGTCCAGGCAACCCTCTTCCAGAACACCCTGACAGTGTTGAGTAGGACCAGCCTCTCCCCAGAGCAGCCCCCCTCTCCCGCCAACCTGTTCCTCCCCCAGAGTACCCTGCCCGGGCAGCTCTCCGCTAGCGGtagccagcagcagcagctggcCTTCCTCAGTGCCCTGCAGACCTCTGCCACTGAGCCCCAGTCAGTGTTCCAGGCTCAGACCCAGCTTTCCCCCATCCAGCAGGGAACTCCCATGGAGCAGCAGCAGCcatcccagcctcagccccagcctcagccaccTCAGCAGAACTCCATGTTTCAGAACATCTCCCCTCATCCACCTGCAAACACTCTCTCTCAGACCCAGCAGCAGCAGGCCAGCCTACTGTTTTGCAGCAACCCCCTCTCCACTCCAGAGCAGGCCCCCAGTCTGCTGTTCAGCGGCCAGGGCCAGATGCCCCCCATGAGCAGCAGCAGCCTGAACTCTCAGGAGCCCCAAAACCCCTCCATGCTGTTCTCTCAGGCCAGCATGGTGACGGTTAGCCAACAGGAATCCTCTGAGCCCATGGCCTTCCAGGACCAGAGCCAGGTGGTGGGGAACCCCTCAGAGCCTCGCCAGCAGGGCCTGTTCCAAGAGCAGCAGCCCATGCAACTGATCACCAGCTCCAACAACGGCCCAGAGCAGCCCGTCTCCCTCTTCATGCCCCAATCCAACATGGCTGCCCTGCAGGGTTGCA
This sequence is a window from Oncorhynchus clarkii lewisi isolate Uvic-CL-2024 chromosome 26, UVic_Ocla_1.0, whole genome shotgun sequence. Protein-coding genes within it:
- the LOC139385151 gene encoding nuclear factor of activated T-cells 5-like isoform X1, producing MPSDFISLLSADLDLNSPKSLYSKESVYDLLPKELQLPSSTQQNPAAAMSQKSGGEAVPPPSAALDSDATNVSSSMTMGGPRSAFPTSSSSTMHSTTSATDQTSAHTGIAAPDEGVSSRAVAEMLGAEGGTGNSGSAGGGRAGDEKGGGAGSLGGGGRGGASQEAQQHHQMTPSKRRTVLNISPPPEDLFDDSRMSCQEDQLQDSEQSNSIWMDDSASNFSIVSSSSYNDNTEVPRKSRKRTPRQRPGPKPASAEEASMDVFDADSAKGPHFVLSQLGSDSKACTKGSSADGSQTTHQKGGTLASQFPQKSEGKELKILIQPETQHRARYLTEGSRGSVKDRTQQGFPTLKLEGVNEAVVLQVFVGNDAGRVKPHGFYQACRVTGRNTTACKEVDIEGTTVIEVSLDPSNNMSLAVDCVGILKLRNADVEARIGVAGSKKKSTRARLVFRVNIPRSDGSVLTLQTPSSPILCTQPAGVPEILKKSLHSCSARGDEEVFIIGKNFLKDTKVIFQENVSDEKSWKAEAEIDMELFHQNHLIVKVPPYQNPAIVSAVCVGIYVVTNAGRSHDVQPFTYTPEPVDISVKKEVPSPGKPCPFDQRMKVIDGALMPPMLPLVKREEVTPMEVSSNLPSAGIFKRTPDVMCSVQQTLDMSSNLPPNNSPFSNSLPRSASDPDESQTAVFNSAEALSTIQKQDIAPTNSFPVPADSLLQPGPQQFLLEPREGLGQDRAGNNAGAVGRLSQQVEAPQPVPQQHQLPIFPPDEVAQLEQAVRQLQAKGYCSQQQQRQQQQIQQQQIQQQQQQQIQQQQQQQIQQQQQQQIQQQQQQQIQQQQLQQQQIQQQQIQQQQQIQQQQIQQQQIQHQQQQQQVLENLQQQLFQSQMPMQCGIFQGGSRGENTEQQGSQQGMVQNHGSLFQQAQQQQQQQQQQQKQQQQAALFQQANEILSIQTNFLHQTPSHPSPPIFHNPSPLAEAQDPQGALFHTQKASPTQEQVQATLFQNTLTVLSRTSLSPEQPPSPANLFLPQSTLPGQLSASGSQQQQLAFLSALQTSATEPQSVFQAQTQLSPIQQGTPMEQQQPSQPQPQPQPPQQNSMFQNISPHPPANTLSQTQQQQASLLFCSNPLSTPEQAPSLLFSGQGQMPPMSSSSLNSQEPQNPSMLFSQASMVTVSQQESSEPMAFQDQSQVVGNPSEPRQQGLFQEQQPMQLITSSNNGPEQPVSLFMPQSNMAALQGCMAAQELPQTGIFSTQNGVAGLQTTTSSPVQQPGSLFQTAVSGTLNQPSEAQQPGLFLFGIQNECGQLISSPGTTLSDQIIAISQSGQNQRESEAQIQSLLNQSMSESGSMQNSMTASQNMEKIDDLLVSLQEQGNNLTRSY
- the LOC139385151 gene encoding nuclear factor of activated T-cells 5-like isoform X2 gives rise to the protein MTMGGPRSAFPTSSSSTMHSTTSATDQTSAHTGIAAPDEGVSSRAVAEMLGAEGGTGNSGSAGGGRAGDEKGGGAGSLGGGGRGGASQEAQQHHQMTPSKRRTVLNISPPPEDLFDDSRMSCQEDQLQDSEQSNSIWMDDSASNFSIVSSSSYNDNTEVPRKSRKRTPRQRPGPKPASAEEASMDVFDADSAKGPHFVLSQLGSDSKACTKGSSADGSQTTHQKGGTLASQFPQKSEGKELKILIQPETQHRARYLTEGSRGSVKDRTQQGFPTLKLEGVNEAVVLQVFVGNDAGRVKPHGFYQACRVTGRNTTACKEVDIEGTTVIEVSLDPSNNMSLAVDCVGILKLRNADVEARIGVAGSKKKSTRARLVFRVNIPRSDGSVLTLQTPSSPILCTQPAGVPEILKKSLHSCSARGDEEVFIIGKNFLKDTKVIFQENVSDEKSWKAEAEIDMELFHQNHLIVKVPPYQNPAIVSAVCVGIYVVTNAGRSHDVQPFTYTPEPVDISVKKEVPSPGKPCPFDQRMKVIDGALMPPMLPLVKREEVTPMEVSSNLPSAGIFKRTPDVMCSVQQTLDMSSNLPPNNSPFSNSLPRSASDPDESQTAVFNSAEALSTIQKQDIAPTNSFPVPADSLLQPGPQQFLLEPREGLGQDRAGNNAGAVGRLSQQVEAPQPVPQQHQLPIFPPDEVAQLEQAVRQLQAKGYCSQQQQRQQQQIQQQQIQQQQQQQIQQQQQQQIQQQQQQQIQQQQQQQIQQQQLQQQQIQQQQIQQQQQIQQQQIQQQQIQHQQQQQQVLENLQQQLFQSQMPMQCGIFQGGSRGENTEQQGSQQGMVQNHGSLFQQAQQQQQQQQQQQKQQQQAALFQQANEILSIQTNFLHQTPSHPSPPIFHNPSPLAEAQDPQGALFHTQKASPTQEQVQATLFQNTLTVLSRTSLSPEQPPSPANLFLPQSTLPGQLSASGSQQQQLAFLSALQTSATEPQSVFQAQTQLSPIQQGTPMEQQQPSQPQPQPQPPQQNSMFQNISPHPPANTLSQTQQQQASLLFCSNPLSTPEQAPSLLFSGQGQMPPMSSSSLNSQEPQNPSMLFSQASMVTVSQQESSEPMAFQDQSQVVGNPSEPRQQGLFQEQQPMQLITSSNNGPEQPVSLFMPQSNMAALQGCMAAQELPQTGIFSTQNGVAGLQTTTSSPVQQPGSLFQTAVSGTLNQPSEAQQPGLFLFGIQNECGQLISSPGTTLSDQIIAISQSGQNQRESEAQIQSLLNQSMSESGSMQNSMTASQNMEKIDDLLVSLQEQGNNLTRSY